One part of the Bacillus sp. FJAT-27916 genome encodes these proteins:
- the spoIIIAE gene encoding stage III sporulation protein AE, whose amino-acid sequence MKHFLRTSILLFILLFLCSYSQQVLAAPGTTTVNTQQEEAVETFGVEDIPLDDLKQFWDSVYDQYGGFLPESQKGSFFDFISGEKKFSFKEWLSGIIQFIFHELIANGKLLGTLILLTVFSVFLQSLQSTFEKTSVSKVANSIVFMVLMIIALNSFYVAVNYVTSTISQITDFLIALVPLLLALIASSGGVLSAAFFHPMLLFLMNTSGALIEYIVLPLLFLSTLLSIVSMLSEHYKVTQLAGLLRTWSVGLLGIFMTVFLGVISVQGISTAVADGIGLRTAKFLAGNFIPVIGRMFTDAADTVIGASLLLKNTVGIAGVVMLLIMAAFPALKILLIALVYKFAAAILQPLGAGPIIKCLDVIGKNIIYVFAALAIVSLMFFLTVTVIVAAGNVTMMVR is encoded by the coding sequence ATGAAGCATTTTTTGCGGACAAGCATTCTACTCTTCATTCTTCTATTTCTTTGCAGCTATAGCCAGCAAGTGTTGGCTGCCCCGGGAACAACGACCGTAAACACGCAGCAAGAGGAGGCGGTTGAAACATTCGGTGTGGAGGACATTCCGCTTGATGACTTAAAACAGTTTTGGGATTCGGTCTATGACCAATATGGCGGTTTTCTACCGGAATCTCAAAAAGGGAGTTTCTTCGATTTCATCAGCGGCGAAAAAAAATTCTCCTTTAAGGAGTGGCTTTCTGGAATCATTCAGTTTATCTTTCATGAGTTAATCGCGAATGGAAAGCTGCTTGGAACGCTCATTCTGCTGACGGTGTTCAGTGTCTTTCTCCAATCTTTGCAAAGTACCTTTGAGAAGACATCTGTCAGCAAGGTGGCAAACTCGATTGTTTTTATGGTTTTAATGATTATTGCACTGAACAGTTTCTATGTGGCAGTCAATTATGTCACCTCGACAATTTCACAGATTACCGATTTTCTGATTGCACTAGTGCCGCTACTATTAGCTCTGATTGCAAGCTCAGGCGGCGTCCTCTCTGCGGCCTTCTTTCATCCGATGCTCTTATTCCTCATGAACACGAGCGGTGCCCTGATTGAGTACATCGTCTTGCCGCTGCTCTTCCTCTCAACCTTACTGAGCATTGTCAGCATGCTGTCAGAGCATTATAAGGTGACCCAGCTGGCCGGACTGTTACGAACATGGAGCGTTGGTCTTTTAGGAATTTTCATGACTGTTTTTCTTGGTGTAATCTCGGTTCAAGGAATTTCAACAGCGGTTGCTGATGGAATCGGCCTGCGTACGGCTAAATTCCTGGCAGGAAATTTCATCCCGGTCATCGGACGGATGTTCACGGACGCTGCGGATACAGTCATAGGGGCATCTCTGCTCTTAAAGAACACAGTCGGAATTGCTGGTGTGGTCATGCTTTTGATTATGGCTGCATTTCCTGCTTTGAAGATCCTGTTGATTGCTCTCGTTTATAAATTTGCCGCTGCCATCTTACAGCCTCTTGGGGCAGGTCCCATTATTAAATGCTTAGATGTGATTGGCAAGAATATCATTTATGTCTTTGCTGCATTGGCCATTGTCAGTCTTATGTTCTTTCTGACGGTCACGGTAATTGTTGCTGCTGGAAATGTCACAATGATGGTTCGATAG
- the spoIIIAG gene encoding stage III sporulation protein AG has product MFMKQDGDGKKPPYRNIAILLLAGILLMVSSLFINRGDETKDKTNAVFEAASKEVKEDAAETFGSGNSKKTGTIASIEKAYESELKETLETMNGVSNVSVIVNVDSTEEKVYEKNAVSQHQITEETDRDGGERKVEDFSTDEKVVIIREGDKEVPLVQQTKKPTIRGVLIVAKGADNISIKKEIVEAVTRVLDVPSHRVAVSAKK; this is encoded by the coding sequence ATGTTTATGAAACAGGATGGAGACGGAAAGAAACCGCCATATCGGAATATTGCCATCCTGCTTCTGGCCGGCATCCTGCTGATGGTCAGCAGCCTGTTTATCAATCGGGGGGATGAGACAAAGGACAAGACCAACGCGGTGTTTGAGGCGGCCAGCAAGGAAGTGAAGGAGGACGCAGCTGAAACATTCGGCTCCGGCAATTCCAAGAAAACCGGCACGATTGCTTCTATTGAGAAAGCTTATGAAAGCGAGCTGAAGGAAACCCTTGAGACGATGAATGGAGTTTCTAATGTATCCGTGATTGTCAATGTCGACTCGACGGAGGAAAAAGTGTATGAGAAAAATGCCGTATCCCAGCATCAAATCACGGAGGAAACTGACCGTGACGGGGGAGAAAGAAAGGTAGAGGATTTCTCAACCGATGAGAAGGTTGTCATCATCCGGGAAGGTGACAAGGAGGTCCCGCTTGTTCAGCAAACAAAAAAACCCACCATCAGGGGAGTACTGATTGTTGCCAAGGGAGCAGATAATATCAGCATAAAAAAGGAAATAGTAGAAGCTGTCACACGCGTGCTTGATGTACCAAGCCATCGTGTTGCTGTTAGTGCCAAAAAATAA
- the accB gene encoding acetyl-CoA carboxylase biotin carboxyl carrier protein gives MKVQEIREIIRLIDQTSIDEFVFEQEGTRLEIKRGAKEKLEAASASVPEVVKAPAAQAEPPQPAEAPAASPAPIQSGEASLPAVKDETSYHKITSPMVGTFYKASSPDDDPFVKVGDRVGNESVVCIVEAMKLFNEIEAEVSGEIKGILVEDGQLVEYGQPLFLVKPE, from the coding sequence ATGAAGGTACAGGAAATACGTGAAATCATTAGATTAATCGATCAAACAAGTATTGATGAATTTGTCTTTGAACAAGAGGGGACCAGACTTGAAATCAAAAGAGGGGCAAAGGAAAAACTTGAAGCCGCCTCAGCCTCTGTTCCAGAAGTTGTGAAAGCTCCAGCTGCCCAAGCAGAGCCGCCTCAGCCTGCCGAAGCACCGGCAGCAAGCCCGGCGCCAATACAGTCAGGTGAAGCTTCCTTGCCAGCGGTCAAGGATGAGACAAGCTATCATAAGATTACGTCCCCAATGGTTGGAACCTTTTACAAGGCCTCCTCACCTGATGATGATCCATTTGTGAAGGTTGGAGACCGAGTAGGGAACGAATCCGTTGTCTGCATCGTTGAAGCAATGAAATTATTTAATGAAATTGAAGCGGAAGTATCCGGTGAAATCAAGGGAATTCTTGTAGAGGACGGCCAATTGGTTGAATACGGACAGCCTTTATTCTTGGTAAAACCCGAATAG
- the spoIIIAF gene encoding stage III sporulation protein AF → MSFLTTWVTNIIVFILFAVVLDMLLPNSSMQKYTKLVVGLLLTAIFLTPILTLLKQDFTSDIQHKIMSNGVWGNQEMENSLESKKKEIEETQQAYILEQMAVQLKSEAEKELTERSGYEIQDVEIRLINPKGEMKEENIESIHVTLVEQSKEEAEGVQPVEKVDIDLEEQQSLITAPSPQIQEILSEKWGVSSSKLIIEINEGGDGL, encoded by the coding sequence ATGTCTTTTTTGACAACATGGGTGACCAATATTATTGTTTTCATCTTATTCGCTGTTGTGCTGGACATGCTCCTTCCCAATTCATCGATGCAGAAGTACACCAAGCTTGTGGTTGGGTTATTGCTGACAGCCATCTTTTTAACCCCGATTCTTACCTTGCTTAAACAGGACTTCACCAGTGATATTCAGCATAAAATCATGTCCAACGGGGTTTGGGGCAATCAGGAAATGGAAAATTCGCTGGAATCGAAGAAAAAAGAAATAGAAGAGACGCAGCAAGCATATATATTGGAACAGATGGCTGTCCAACTGAAAAGTGAAGCAGAAAAGGAGCTGACAGAAAGGAGTGGGTACGAAATCCAAGATGTGGAGATCCGGCTCATCAATCCTAAAGGGGAGATGAAGGAGGAAAACATCGAGTCCATTCATGTCACCCTCGTAGAACAGAGCAAGGAAGAGGCAGAGGGTGTACAACCTGTAGAGAAGGTTGACATTGACTTAGAAGAACAGCAATCGCTTATAACCGCACCTTCACCCCAGATACAGGAAATTTTGTCGGAGAAATGGGGAGTTAGCAGCAGCAAATTAATAATCGAAATCAATGAAGGGGGTGATGGTCTTTGA
- the accC gene encoding acetyl-CoA carboxylase biotin carboxylase subunit has protein sequence MIKKVLIANRGEIAVRIIRACKEMDIETVAVYSEADKTALHVQLADEAYCIGPTTSKDSYLNTTNIISLAKLTDCDAIHPGYGFLAENADFADMCEECHLTFIGPSSEAISKMGTKDVARETMRAAGVPIVPGSRGIVEDEEAAVKTAESIGYPVIIKATAGGGGKGIRVAKDVDELRKGYRITRQEAATAFGNPGVYLEKFIEDFRHVEIQVLGDHYGNVIHLGERDCSIQRRLQKLLEETPSPAIDSEMRDEMGQAAVTAAKAVQYSGAGTVEFIYDHVNRKFYFMEMNTRIQVEHPVTEMVTGIDLIKEQILVASGEKLTIQQEDVQMNGWAIECRINAENPEKKFMPSAGMVDMYLPPGGFGVRVDSAVYTGYSIPPFYDSMVAKLIVHAPSREEAIKKMKRALDEFVVKGIDTTIPFHIKLLNHDVFVSGDFNTKFLETYDVMNS, from the coding sequence ATGATTAAAAAAGTTCTAATTGCCAATCGGGGCGAAATAGCGGTCCGAATTATTCGGGCATGTAAAGAAATGGACATTGAAACAGTTGCGGTTTATTCAGAGGCAGACAAGACAGCCTTGCATGTACAATTAGCGGATGAAGCTTACTGTATTGGTCCGACCACATCAAAAGACAGCTACTTAAATACAACAAACATTATAAGCCTGGCGAAGCTGACAGACTGTGATGCCATTCATCCGGGATACGGATTTTTGGCAGAAAACGCTGATTTCGCTGATATGTGTGAAGAGTGTCATTTAACCTTTATCGGCCCATCCTCTGAGGCCATTTCAAAAATGGGGACGAAGGATGTAGCCCGTGAGACAATGCGAGCGGCTGGTGTTCCAATCGTTCCCGGCTCAAGAGGGATTGTTGAGGACGAGGAGGCAGCTGTTAAAACAGCTGAGAGCATTGGCTATCCGGTCATCATTAAAGCGACAGCCGGCGGCGGCGGCAAAGGGATCCGGGTGGCGAAGGATGTGGATGAACTTCGGAAGGGTTATCGAATCACAAGGCAGGAGGCAGCAACAGCCTTCGGCAATCCGGGTGTATATTTAGAGAAATTCATTGAGGATTTCAGACATGTGGAAATCCAGGTACTTGGTGATCATTATGGCAATGTCATTCATCTTGGAGAGCGTGATTGCTCTATTCAAAGACGGCTCCAGAAATTGCTTGAGGAAACTCCTTCACCAGCCATTGACAGCGAGATGCGTGATGAAATGGGACAGGCAGCCGTCACTGCTGCGAAGGCTGTACAATATTCCGGTGCCGGTACGGTTGAATTCATTTATGATCATGTAAACCGTAAGTTTTATTTCATGGAGATGAATACGCGTATCCAGGTTGAGCACCCTGTAACAGAAATGGTGACAGGGATTGACTTAATCAAGGAGCAGATTCTTGTTGCATCTGGCGAGAAATTAACCATTCAGCAAGAAGATGTACAAATGAATGGATGGGCGATCGAATGCCGTATAAATGCGGAGAATCCGGAGAAGAAATTCATGCCGTCAGCAGGCATGGTGGATATGTATCTTCCTCCTGGAGGCTTTGGCGTCCGGGTTGATTCGGCAGTGTATACCGGTTATTCTATCCCGCCGTTTTACGATTCTATGGTCGCTAAATTAATCGTCCATGCACCATCAAGGGAAGAAGCAATCAAGAAAATGAAAAGAGCCTTGGATGAGTTTGTCGTAAAAGGTATTGATACGACAATCCCTTTTCATATAAAATTATTAAATCATGATGTTTTTGTTTCTGGTGATTTTAATACGAAATTCCTTGAAACTTACGACGTGATGAACTCATAA
- a CDS encoding SpoIIIAH-like family protein: MLLRKQTVWLLTMLSLVAVLSVYYITSPQETTVNQEAQEETENGKGGDSGNAEQSTVVSNEASDSAFEAMRMDLNDERSKEKEQLTEKVASSDLSEEERVDAHEQIEQLDELSTKEDMLESMIVALGYKDALVRADNNQIQITVKAEKPNAEAANKIIQMVTKEIGKTNAVAVEFQPEK, translated from the coding sequence GTGTTGCTAAGAAAACAAACAGTATGGTTGTTGACAATGTTAAGTTTGGTGGCGGTCTTGAGTGTCTACTATATTACTTCTCCGCAGGAAACTACTGTGAATCAGGAAGCACAGGAGGAGACGGAAAACGGAAAAGGCGGGGATAGCGGCAATGCTGAACAATCCACTGTCGTATCTAATGAGGCAAGTGATTCTGCGTTTGAGGCGATGCGCATGGACTTGAATGATGAGCGCAGCAAGGAGAAGGAACAGCTGACTGAAAAGGTAGCATCAAGCGATCTGTCAGAGGAAGAGCGGGTAGACGCGCATGAGCAGATTGAGCAGCTGGATGAATTGTCGACAAAAGAGGATATGCTTGAATCAATGATTGTCGCCTTAGGATATAAGGATGCGTTAGTGAGGGCAGACAATAACCAAATCCAAATCACTGTTAAAGCAGAGAAGCCTAATGCTGAGGCTGCTAACAAAATCATTCAAATGGTCACTAAGGAAATCGGCAAGACAAATGCTGTTGCAGTAGAATTTCAGCCGGAAAAATAA